In Papio anubis isolate 15944 chromosome 20, Panubis1.0, whole genome shotgun sequence, the genomic window ACGTCTCCCCCCGGCTCCCACAGGCGCATGGACCCGGCCGCACGCTCCCCCGCACCTGAGGGTGCAGTGGACCCGACCGCTCCGCTCGTTTGCTCCCTCCCCTGCGCAGCGCACGTCTTGGTTCCGGCCGGGCATAAAAGGCTTCGCGGCCCAGGGCTCACTTGGCGCTGAGAACGCGGGTCCACGCGTGTGATCGTCCGTGCGTCTAGCCCTTGCCCACGCAGGTATAGACACACAGAGTGCACCTGGCGGGAGGACCCCCTTCAAGCTGCTTTGGCCGGATCCTGACCTCAGTGCTGGCCGCCTTTGTTTTCCATCCGCTGTAGTGGCCTCCTTTGTCCTTGCGGGGGAAACCGAGGCCACAGCCTTGCAGTGCAGGCCCGATCGCCCTGTTCCCCGCCCCCTGCTCGAGGGGGCCTCACTGTCTCCTTCTGGACTTGGGGCTTGCGACACCGCGCTCCGGCCCACTCGCTCGTGGGGTGCTAGTGGCAGTGGCTGGGTCACTCGTGCTCTGGTCAGGAGGGCGGGTCTCCGGCAGCCTCTGGGCTTCGCAGACCCGGTACCCGGGAGGGTGAGGGTTGGTGCTGTCGCCTCCGCCGTGCTGACTCAGTCACAGGGCCCAGCACGCAGCGCGACCTTGGGGTGGGAGGACAAAGGGTCTTCCCGGGCGCACTGACCGGACAGGGGTCTCAGCTTTCAGTCATGGCCTCCGGTAACGCGCGCATCGGAAAGCCAGCCCCTGACTTCAAGGCCACAGCCGTGGTTGACGGCGCCTTCAAAGAGGTGAAGCTGTCGGACTACAAAGGTGAGCGCAGCCCGGAGCGGACCCAGGTAGAAGCAGAAGCGGGGCCGTGCATGAGAGAGGCTGGGCCCTAACTCCTCTTGGTCCCTCCTCCCCAGGGAAGTACGTGGTCCTCTTTTTCTACCCTCTGGACTTCACTTTTGTGTGCCCCACGGAGATCATCGCGTTCAGCAACCGTGCCGAGGACTTCCGCAAGCTGGGCTGCGAAGTGCTGGGCGTCTCGGTGGACTCTCAGTTCACCCACCTGGCTTGGTATGAGCAGGGGCCAGAGAAGGAGGTTGCAGCTAAGCTCACACCCTCGGGTCCGAGCTGTGTGGCTTCATGACCATTGCTCAATCTCTGGAACCTGCGTTTCCCCATcttgaaaataatggaaatattgCCGCCCAAGTTTTTAAGGATGGCAGTAATTAGCATTTGGCAGCTAGTTGAGCTAGTTATTTGGCACATAGAGTTGCAGATGCAACTCAGATGCAACTTTATCTGCTCTATCTACTAGTtcccaggagggaggctgtgctGCCCTATTTCATAAAGATGGAAACTCGGGTTCACCTAAGTGAAGAGCTGTACCCCATGACACAGCTAGAGGGTGACGGGGACTCTTAACACGGGCTCTCTCCTGGGTGATGCTGCAAGTTACAAGCACATGTGAAGCCACTTAGCTGGAGCGTGGCCTCTCAAGCTTAGTCTTCCCAGCTGTGGGAAGTCCTTGTACCCAACCCAGGGTGGGGTGGGTGAGGCTCCCAGCAGCCTACTTTAAAGCCCCTTATCTTTGGCCTCCAGTGCTTATCACATTGGGCCCACAGGGTGAGGACCCGGCTGTACCAGGCATCCTGAGGCCCCAACTCTATCTCCTCTACTCCCAGGATCAACACCCCCCGGAAGGAAGGAGGCTTGGGCCCCCTGAACATCCCCCTGCTTGCTGACGTGACCAGACGCTTGTCTGAGGATTACGGCGTGCTGAAAACAGATGAAGGCATTGCCTACAGGTACTGTGGGACCCTCAGCCCGGCTCATGGAGACCCCCC contains:
- the PRDX2 gene encoding peroxiredoxin-2 isoform X1, producing MASGNARIGKPAPDFKATAVVDGAFKEVKLSDYKGKYVVLFFYPLDFTFVCPTEIIAFSNRAEDFRKLGCEVLGVSVDSQFTHLAWINTPRKEGGLGPLNIPLLADVTRRLSEDYGVLKTDEGIAYSGSSQLLTGNPDVFRGLFIIDGKGVLRQITVNDLPVGRSVDEALRLVQAFQYTDEHGEVCPAGWKPGSDTIKPNVDDSKEYFSKHN
- the PRDX2 gene encoding peroxiredoxin-2 isoform X2, translating into MASGNARIGKPAPDFKATAVVDGAFKEVKLSDYKGKYVVLFFYPLDFTFVCPTEIIAFSNRAEDFRKLGCEVLGVSVDSQFTHLAWINTPRKEGGLGPLNIPLLADVTRRLSEDYGVLKTDEGIAYRGLFIIDGKGVLRQITVNDLPVGRSVDEALRLVQAFQYTDEHGEVCPAGWKPGSDTIKPNVDDSKEYFSKHN